The following are encoded in a window of Microvirga ossetica genomic DNA:
- a CDS encoding AAA family ATPase, whose translation MTPSDHSHRREATRIPYITVHAFCDTPDIVDVITSAAADRLMSRAHVTVQQSGIAAAAVFYQEKSTPQLIVIESRSPPEAFLSELDRLASVCDAGTKVMAIGHANDVHFYRELTRRGISDYLLAPIDPISLIVAISGIYSEPATAKLGQAFAFVGAKGGVGSSTIAHNVGWTIARQVASDVVLADMDLAFGTASLDFKLDPGQGVAEAIEDAGRLDEVLLDRLLAKCGDHFSLLRAPGTLDRCYDLEENAVDPLIEIAQSSVPYLLLDMPHVWNAWARNVLVGADEIIVTAIPDLPNLRNAKSLITFLRQARPHDPPPKLILNQVGMPKRPEIKAAEFAKAVQLELLACIPFDPQLFGKASNAGQMVAEVSAKAPASKIFTQLAGALVTPKPRRRKGLFDSMMRRMKFGSNTG comes from the coding sequence ATGACGCCTTCCGACCATTCGCACCGCCGTGAGGCAACGCGGATCCCCTACATCACCGTCCATGCGTTTTGCGACACCCCGGATATTGTGGATGTCATCACGAGTGCGGCCGCCGATCGTCTCATGTCGCGCGCTCATGTCACCGTTCAGCAGAGCGGGATCGCCGCTGCCGCGGTCTTCTACCAGGAGAAGTCGACGCCCCAGCTCATCGTCATCGAGAGCCGATCGCCTCCTGAGGCGTTCCTTTCCGAACTCGACAGGCTGGCCAGCGTCTGTGACGCAGGCACCAAAGTGATGGCGATCGGACATGCGAACGACGTGCATTTCTATCGCGAGCTGACACGGCGCGGGATCAGCGACTATCTGCTCGCACCCATCGACCCGATCTCCCTGATCGTTGCCATTTCGGGGATCTACAGCGAGCCCGCAACGGCAAAGCTCGGACAGGCATTCGCGTTCGTGGGCGCCAAGGGTGGAGTGGGGTCCTCGACGATTGCGCATAACGTGGGATGGACGATCGCGCGGCAAGTCGCGTCCGATGTTGTGCTCGCGGATATGGACCTGGCGTTTGGCACGGCGAGCCTGGATTTCAAGCTCGACCCAGGGCAGGGTGTCGCAGAGGCTATCGAGGACGCGGGACGATTGGATGAGGTCCTGCTCGACCGCCTGCTTGCCAAATGCGGCGACCATTTCAGTCTGCTTCGCGCGCCGGGCACCCTCGACAGATGTTATGATTTGGAAGAGAACGCGGTTGATCCGCTGATCGAGATCGCGCAATCGAGCGTGCCGTACCTGCTCCTGGACATGCCGCACGTGTGGAACGCCTGGGCGAGAAACGTGCTGGTCGGCGCGGACGAGATCATCGTCACGGCCATTCCTGATCTGCCCAATCTGCGGAATGCCAAAAGCCTGATCACATTCCTGAGGCAGGCTCGTCCTCACGATCCGCCACCCAAGCTAATTTTGAATCAAGTCGGCATGCCAAAACGGCCCGAAATCAAAGCCGCTGAATTTGCCAAAGCCGTTCAACTTGAACTGCTCGCATGCATCCCATTTGATCCGCAACTATTCGGAAAAGCCTCGAACGCCGGCCAGATGGTGGCCGAGGTGTCAGCGAAAGCCCCCGCGTCGAAAATCTTCACGCAACTGGCAGGCGCCCTCGTAACCCCGAAGCCGCGCCGTCGGAAAGGGCTGTTCGATTCAATGATGAGGCGGATGAAGTTTGGCTCGAACACAGGCTGA